GGCACGCGTAATCAGGTCACGCGTGGCCAGCAAGTCGTCGAGCTGCTCGCCCAGGTAGCCGAGCTGGATGAAGAAGCCGACGCGAATGCCGTGCGCGCCGAGGCGTTCGCGCGCGTTGATCAGGTCGGCGACCTTGGTGCCCTTGTTCATGTGGTCGAGCACGCGCTGGCTGCCGCTCTCCGCGCCTATCCATGCCTCCGCGCAGCCCGCGTGGCTCAGTGCGGTGGCCATGCGTTCGCTGACCAGGTCGGCACGCGTCTGGATGGTGAAGGGAATGGAGCCGCCGGTCTGGTTGACGTGCGCGGCGAAGGCTTCCACCCAATCCACGTGGAAGCCGAAGATGTCGTCGGCAAGCCAGATATGGTCCGCACGGAAGGTGTGCTTGAGATGCGCCATCTCCGCCGCGACGTCCTCGGCGGGACGTCGGTTGTAGTGATTGCCCCAGATGGGTTTGGCGCACCAGTTGCAGCGGAACGGGCAACCGCGCGAGGCCGCCATGTTGAGGCTGAAGTAGCCGTGGCGTTCCATCCACAGCTGGCGATAGCGTTCGATGTCGACCAGATCCCAGGCCGGATGACCGACGATGCGCGGATCGGGCGGCGTCGCGCCGACGCGTGTCAGCTGCAGCTGCCCATCCGCCAGCGATGCCACGCCAGCGAGGCCGGCCGCCCATGTGCCCGTGGCCAGCGAGGGATCGCCATCGAGACGGCGGATCAGTTCGATCAACGGCGCAACGCCTTCGCCGATCAGCACGGCATCGGCGCCAGCGGCCAGGAAGGCCTCCGGCTGGTCCGACGCGTCGGACCCCGCCACGATCACGCGCGCACCCGAGGCATGCGCCATCGCGATCATTTCGCACGCGGCATCGCGCATGCGGCCAAGGCACATCTTGGTGAGGTAGTTG
This genomic interval from Dyella japonica A8 contains the following:
- a CDS encoding B12-binding domain-containing radical SAM protein, whose product is MLTIQVGHSYFLRFDRKQWERGKPYPPLATIHVAALLRRMGHRVSLFDAMLAEGVEDYARSLPASRPDVVVIYEDNFNYLTKMCLGRMRDAACEMIAMAHASGARVIVAGSDASDQPEAFLAAGADAVLIGEGVAPLIELIRRLDGDPSLATGTWAAGLAGVASLADGQLQLTRVGATPPDPRIVGHPAWDLVDIERYRQLWMERHGYFSLNMAASRGCPFRCNWCAKPIWGNHYNRRPAEDVAAEMAHLKHTFRADHIWLADDIFGFHVDWVEAFAAHVNQTGGSIPFTIQTRADLVSERMATALSHAGCAEAWIGAESGSQRVLDHMNKGTKVADLINARERLGAHGIRVGFFIQLGYLGEQLDDLLATRDLITRAAPDDIGVSVSYPLPGTRFYDEVKAQLGDKTHWLDSGDLAMMFQGAYDSEFYRHVRDLLHEQVLAQQWKVVDQLDRRRQASRAVEAKWRALIEVEEAHRTTPMATPLLAGTSRHV